One Pyrococcus furiosus DSM 3638 genomic region harbors:
- a CDS encoding MBL fold metallo-hydrolase: MILYFIGTGGSEGIPTHLCECETCSEARRLKFAQRRPSTLAVIGEEGEVILFDVGTDIREFLNVPLDAIFLTHWHHDHIYGLYKLRWIARETKLYAPEGHADALILQDPKNLRPITIKANEKIKIGKITVTSVRLNHQVETLGYVIEENGKSVAILYDTKGLPSETREYLLKISPVRTAIVDATYPPGFMDPYHNNVDEAVEMSIDIAERVVLSHISHKNLPFLKLVKYTRKKWGGKVLVAYDNMVFYV, from the coding sequence ATGATCTTATACTTTATCGGAACTGGGGGAAGTGAAGGAATACCCACTCACCTATGCGAATGTGAAACATGTAGTGAAGCAAGAAGATTAAAATTCGCTCAGAGAAGGCCCTCAACCCTAGCAGTGATTGGTGAAGAGGGCGAGGTTATTCTTTTTGACGTTGGGACAGACATTAGAGAATTCCTAAACGTCCCCCTTGATGCAATATTCCTTACTCATTGGCATCACGACCACATCTATGGCCTTTACAAACTTAGGTGGATAGCCAGGGAAACAAAGCTTTACGCTCCAGAAGGACATGCAGACGCACTAATATTGCAAGATCCAAAGAATCTAAGGCCAATAACTATCAAGGCGAATGAGAAAATAAAGATCGGAAAGATAACAGTAACTAGTGTAAGACTAAACCACCAGGTCGAAACCTTAGGATATGTAATTGAAGAAAACGGGAAAAGTGTTGCTATATTATACGATACAAAGGGATTACCCTCTGAAACGAGAGAATATCTTCTGAAAATATCCCCAGTAAGGACAGCAATTGTTGATGCAACTTATCCCCCTGGGTTCATGGATCCATATCATAATAATGTTGACGAAGCGGTTGAAATGTCGATTGACATAGCTGAAAGAGTTGTCCTAAGTCACATCTCTCATAAGAATTTGCCCTTCCTAAAACTTGTAAAGTATACGAGGAAAAAATGGGGAGGAAAAGTTCTCGTAGC